One Candidatus Methylomirabilota bacterium DNA segment encodes these proteins:
- a CDS encoding thioesterase family protein, translating to MPTHTTTVRVRWSESDPAGIVFYPRFFEWYDLGTEAMFESLGLPWPELFPKYDIVGVPIVESGATFLVPVRYGDVVSIRSSVAWVKEKTFRMEHEISVGGTLRARGFEIRAWVGRPDTPGGRLRTRPIPEEVARRLKEGASHG from the coding sequence ATGCCGACCCACACGACCACCGTCCGCGTGCGGTGGAGCGAGTCCGATCCCGCCGGCATCGTCTTCTACCCGCGCTTCTTCGAGTGGTACGATCTCGGCACCGAGGCGATGTTCGAGTCGCTGGGGCTGCCGTGGCCGGAGCTGTTCCCCAAGTACGACATCGTCGGGGTGCCGATCGTGGAGTCGGGAGCCACCTTCCTGGTGCCGGTGCGCTACGGCGATGTCGTGTCGATCCGGTCCAGTGTCGCCTGGGTGAAGGAGAAGACCTTTCGGATGGAGCACGAGATTTCGGTGGGGGGCACTCTCCGCGCGCGCGGCTTCGAGATCCGCGCCTGGGTGGGCCGCCCGGACACGCCGGGCGGGCGGCTTCGGACCAGGCCGATCCCCGAGGAGGTC